One part of the Treponema peruense genome encodes these proteins:
- a CDS encoding methyl-accepting chemotaxis protein, giving the protein MKLKKKLAVGFLGVSLIPFAVGMFLLYKNINSAIYATGTSSVAKYTSSFANELSRYFDGWRNSASLLSRIPVVKGKNWQELKPILTKAASAHSDISGFFIANTDGSFLYTGAQGNPAQNFLITKNDSDPLSQPKNVSSHDYFKRLVKDNIINREMTLVSELFIAFFDGSKMFIVGSTIMDGDDNVNGILGIAVTTRQLESFYSNMLSDFKESFGNEAELIITESGGTVMTRYAYDTAVSKYKDSALSDKGLVLRTSLPSEIDAAMTKLSSPESSVVEGGEKFRYKNKDYFMTRSSVEGTDYNVYLLVPQKKIFSVAYTLRQRALLLGIIIALVAVAAAFVLGRLMSKSLVKTSFAIRDISEGEGDLTRRLTAKSHDEIGDIARFFNTFMDSLHGMILSLRNESEKMSDVSKDLENRTGEIKLSMQKISSSVEDLKFQSQEQSAASEETAGTIEQISKNIGLLTGRIEEEIQAISKSSAAVNQMVSNISSITATLGKAEESVSTLEQVSLVGKSGIQKVQKIVGEVSGQSSHLLETNKLINAIASQTNLLAMNAAIEAAHAGEAGKGFSVVADEIRKLAENSSAQSKVIAEELKSVVKNIKAIVDASAGAEHAFDDVTAHIGGTKEIVGQIGFAMREQSEGSKQIIDALEEMQNATVEIRDGSVEMKEGTTTIITEMKKLTSVSAQVLDNSNAISSAVSDIGKAMDVIGEDSSENNRGVELLNSLTGKFKL; this is encoded by the coding sequence TATTGAGCCGCATTCCTGTCGTTAAGGGAAAAAACTGGCAGGAACTGAAACCTATTCTTACAAAAGCTGCGTCTGCCCACAGCGATATAAGCGGGTTTTTTATTGCCAATACCGACGGTTCTTTCTTGTATACAGGGGCACAGGGAAACCCGGCACAGAATTTTCTTATTACTAAAAATGATTCCGATCCTCTGTCACAGCCTAAAAATGTAAGTTCGCACGATTACTTCAAGCGTCTGGTAAAAGATAACATTATTAACCGTGAAATGACTCTGGTGTCTGAACTCTTTATTGCTTTTTTTGACGGAAGCAAAATGTTTATTGTTGGTTCAACAATTATGGACGGTGATGACAATGTAAACGGAATTCTTGGAATTGCAGTTACTACCCGGCAACTCGAAAGTTTTTATAGCAATATGCTTTCTGATTTTAAGGAAAGTTTCGGCAACGAGGCTGAACTTATAATTACCGAAAGCGGCGGAACTGTCATGACGCGGTATGCGTACGATACGGCTGTTAGCAAATACAAGGACAGTGCTCTTTCTGACAAGGGACTGGTGCTCAGAACAAGTCTTCCTTCAGAAATTGATGCAGCCATGACAAAACTTTCGTCACCTGAAAGTTCTGTTGTAGAAGGTGGTGAAAAATTCCGCTACAAAAACAAAGATTATTTTATGACCAGAAGTTCTGTGGAAGGAACAGACTATAATGTGTATCTTCTTGTTCCGCAGAAAAAAATATTCAGTGTTGCATACACTTTGCGCCAGCGTGCTCTGCTTCTTGGAATTATAATTGCGCTTGTTGCAGTAGCGGCGGCCTTTGTTCTGGGACGACTTATGTCAAAGTCGCTGGTAAAAACTTCGTTTGCCATACGCGATATTTCTGAAGGGGAAGGCGACCTTACGCGAAGGCTTACTGCAAAGTCTCATGATGAAATAGGAGATATTGCACGCTTCTTCAATACTTTTATGGACAGTCTCCACGGAATGATTCTGAGTCTGCGCAATGAGTCAGAAAAAATGTCCGATGTTTCAAAAGATCTTGAAAACAGAACCGGCGAAATTAAACTGAGTATGCAGAAAATTTCTTCGAGTGTTGAGGATCTTAAATTCCAGTCGCAGGAACAGAGTGCGGCCAGTGAAGAAACCGCGGGAACAATCGAGCAGATTTCAAAAAACATAGGTCTTCTTACCGGAAGAATCGAAGAAGAAATTCAGGCTATTTCAAAATCTTCTGCGGCAGTAAACCAGATGGTTTCCAATATTTCTTCGATAACCGCAACTTTGGGAAAGGCCGAAGAAAGTGTAAGTACGCTTGAGCAGGTTTCTCTTGTAGGAAAGTCTGGAATTCAGAAAGTGCAGAAAATTGTAGGCGAAGTTTCGGGACAGTCTTCCCATCTTTTGGAAACAAACAAACTGATTAACGCTATCGCCTCGCAGACAAATCTTCTTGCAATGAACGCGGCTATTGAAGCAGCGCATGCAGGGGAAGCGGGAAAGGGATTTTCTGTTGTTGCAGATGAGATACGAAAGCTTGCAGAAAATTCTTCGGCACAGTCAAAGGTTATTGCAGAAGAACTCAAGAGCGTTGTAAAAAATATAAAAGCGATTGTAGATGCTTCTGCCGGTGCTGAACATGCATTTGATGACGTAACTGCACATATAGGCGGAACAAAAGAAATTGTGGGCCAGATTGGTTTTGCCATGCGTGAACAGTCAGAAGGCAGCAAACAGATTATAGATGCACTTGAAGAAATGCAGAATGCTACTGTAGAAATACGTGACGGTTCTGTTGAAATGAAAGAAGGAACGACGACGATTATTACCGAGATGAAAAAACTTACGTCTGTTTCGGCGCAGGTGCTTGATAATTCAAATGCAATTTCAAGTGCTGTAAGCGATATTGGAAAAGCAATGGACGTTATTGGCGAAGATTCGTCTGAAAATAACCGCGGTGTCGAACTTTTGAATTCTCTTACGGGAAAATTCAAGCTGTGA
- a CDS encoding ABC transporter ATP-binding protein — MSEPLLKINHLTHRFGGLQALTDINVELTKGEIAGLIGPNGAGKTTVFNLVSGFYVPSEGDIILDGTRINGLKPHKIAELQIGRTFQNIRLWSDMTVLDNICIAQHSKLGYTIKDVFLNSKKFKENEKRIYDSAWELLEKFNLADSALDYPKNLPYGIQRRVEIARALSLNPKLLLLDEPAAGLSTTDLDGLIEYIKWIHDTFGITIWMIEHQMQVIMTLCSQIQVVDFGKEIAQGTPEEIRNNPAVIKAYLGNEEI, encoded by the coding sequence GTGTCTGAACCTTTGCTTAAAATAAATCACCTTACACACAGATTCGGCGGACTTCAGGCCCTTACCGACATAAACGTTGAACTTACAAAAGGAGAAATTGCCGGTCTTATCGGTCCGAACGGTGCAGGAAAGACAACGGTATTCAATCTTGTAAGCGGATTCTATGTTCCGTCTGAAGGAGACATAATTCTTGACGGTACAAGAATAAACGGTCTTAAGCCGCATAAAATTGCCGAACTGCAGATTGGAAGAACTTTCCAGAACATTCGCCTTTGGAGCGACATGACTGTTCTTGACAACATCTGCATTGCCCAGCATTCAAAACTCGGCTATACAATCAAAGACGTTTTTCTGAACTCAAAAAAATTCAAGGAAAATGAAAAGCGCATTTACGATTCAGCATGGGAACTTCTTGAAAAGTTTAATCTTGCTGATTCTGCACTTGATTATCCAAAGAATCTTCCGTATGGAATCCAGCGCCGTGTAGAAATTGCGCGTGCACTAAGCCTTAACCCAAAGCTTCTTCTTTTGGACGAGCCGGCTGCAGGTTTGAGTACAACAGATTTGGACGGACTTATTGAGTACATTAAATGGATTCATGATACATTCGGAATTACAATCTGGATGATTGAACACCAGATGCAGGTTATCATGACTTTGTGCAGCCAGATTCAGGTTGTGGACTTTGGAAAGGAAATTGCTCAGGGAACACCTGAAGAAATCCGCAATAATCCGGCTGTAATCAAGGCTTATCTCGGAAACGAAGAGATTTAA
- a CDS encoding DNA-binding protein has translation MTTKEVSEKYGVCIASVARWAKNNGVQRGEPINGISPFNWTEDDCKRFENRTGKGWKKGVPRSKGE, from the coding sequence ATGACTACAAAAGAAGTATCTGAAAAATATGGTGTCTGTATTGCTTCCGTTGCACGTTGGGCAAAGAATAATGGTGTACAGCGTGGAGAGCCAATTAACGGAATAAGTCCCTTTAACTGGACTGAAGACGACTGCAAACGTTTTGAAAACCGAACAGGCAAAGGTTGGAAAAAAGGTGTTCCCAGAAGTAAGGGAGAATAA
- a CDS encoding GyrI-like domain-containing protein, which translates to MDYKIDKMESFKVIGFSRVFNMKTSYTEIPKFWDEVYEKYSKQLCEGKDPQTPVEKAIVENQIGMFGICIEDGKDGNFNYMIAGCYKGGDVPAEMTTYQLPECEWAKFECTGPMPGSLQSVNTAIFNEWLPTNSKYNIACGLNIEWYSPDGKPSDSDYKSAIWIPVKEK; encoded by the coding sequence ATGGACTATAAAATTGATAAAATGGAATCATTCAAGGTAATCGGTTTTAGCCGCGTATTCAATATGAAAACAAGTTATACAGAAATTCCAAAGTTCTGGGACGAGGTTTATGAAAAATATTCAAAGCAGCTCTGCGAAGGTAAAGATCCTCAAACTCCTGTAGAAAAAGCAATCGTAGAAAACCAGATCGGAATGTTCGGAATTTGTATTGAAGACGGCAAAGACGGAAACTTTAATTACATGATTGCAGGTTGTTACAAGGGCGGCGATGTTCCGGCAGAAATGACGACTTACCAGCTTCCGGAATGTGAATGGGCAAAGTTTGAATGTACAGGCCCTATGCCCGGTTCGCTTCAAAGTGTAAATACTGCAATCTTTAATGAATGGCTTCCGACAAACAGCAAGTACAACATCGCCTGCGGTTTGAATATTGAATGGTACAGCCCGGACGGAAAACCAAGCGACTCTGATTACAAAAGCGCCATCTGGATTCCTGTAAAAGAAAAATAA
- a CDS encoding ABC transporter substrate-binding protein has translation MKKIEKILAFGLMAGIAVGGAFAAKKNKTIKIGFNIPLTGDSPKVGEGSKCAGEMIKNEINAAGGLEVKGQKYLLDFVYADNELKPDSAIQSAYKLIQQDKVLAVVGPDGSGRAIPAGEINNEEKTPMVSPWATNPAVTKDRPYVFRACILDPFQAPVAAKFASEQFGCKKVAILYNLEDDYCKTLAELFKASWEKNYGSVVVFESFGQKDQDFSVQLTKIVNSDAEMLYLPDYYNHVALITNQAKDLGWDKPCMGSDSWGSADLFPLSKGAVTGYYFTTHYAAAGAKGKTKEFIDKYKELYGYVPDDVAALSYDATMLILKAIQDCGITGNLKKDRTAIKDALGKITDYEGLTGKMTFTPDGDPIKEAVVVQVSPKGEFTFVKSLKP, from the coding sequence ATGAAAAAAATCGAAAAAATCCTTGCATTCGGTCTTATGGCCGGAATCGCCGTGGGCGGAGCCTTTGCCGCTAAAAAAAACAAGACAATCAAAATTGGATTCAATATTCCTCTTACAGGAGACTCTCCAAAAGTAGGTGAGGGTTCAAAATGTGCCGGTGAAATGATCAAGAATGAAATCAATGCTGCCGGCGGTCTTGAAGTAAAGGGACAGAAATATCTGCTCGACTTTGTTTATGCAGACAACGAACTTAAGCCCGATTCAGCAATCCAGAGTGCATACAAACTTATCCAGCAGGACAAAGTTCTTGCCGTTGTAGGACCTGATGGTTCCGGACGTGCTATTCCTGCAGGTGAAATTAACAACGAAGAAAAGACACCGATGGTTTCACCGTGGGCAACAAACCCTGCTGTTACAAAAGACAGACCTTATGTTTTCCGCGCATGTATTCTTGATCCGTTCCAGGCTCCTGTTGCTGCAAAGTTTGCCAGCGAGCAGTTCGGCTGCAAAAAGGTTGCCATTCTTTACAACCTCGAAGATGACTACTGCAAAACTCTCGCTGAACTTTTCAAGGCATCATGGGAAAAGAATTACGGTTCTGTAGTTGTATTTGAAAGCTTCGGACAGAAAGACCAGGACTTTTCTGTTCAGCTTACAAAAATTGTAAACTCAGATGCAGAAATGCTTTATCTTCCTGACTACTACAACCACGTTGCACTTATTACAAACCAGGCAAAGGACCTTGGATGGGACAAGCCCTGTATGGGTTCTGACTCATGGGGTTCTGCAGATTTGTTCCCGCTCAGTAAGGGTGCTGTAACAGGCTATTACTTTACAACACACTATGCTGCTGCCGGTGCAAAGGGAAAGACAAAGGAATTCATTGACAAGTACAAGGAACTCTACGGATACGTTCCTGATGATGTAGCAGCACTTTCTTACGATGCAACAATGCTTATTCTTAAGGCAATCCAGGACTGCGGAATTACAGGCAACCTCAAGAAGGATCGCACTGCAATCAAGGATGCACTCGGAAAGATTACTGACTACGAAGGACTTACAGGAAAGATGACCTTTACTCCGGATGGAGACCCGATTAAGGAAGCTGTTGTTGTTCAGGTTTCACCCAAGGGAGAATTCACTTTCGTAAAGAGCCTCAAGCCGTGA
- a CDS encoding branched-chain amino acid ABC transporter permease, whose translation MTNKQRKYIFPVMTVVSIVIITVLAKLDLINNYFQTILTTICINIIMSASLNIVNGYMGEFSCGHGGFMAVGAYVSSVLGLILFKDGNAITGTGLLPEGLALIGFPICIIIGGLASMLVSLIVAIPSFKTRDDYLAIITVAANFIITTALNNIPIVGASRGLMGMRSVMNGMADVIDIPWILVWGMIFAVVAVVSIHFLMSSTLGKGISAVRYDEISAEIMSVNTNNMKLIAFTFSSFLAGIAGGLFAHLLGFINPASFGIMKSTESLVMVYLGGMGSLSGSVLSAVVFTILLELLRPAQILKWVIIPLILILIMEFHPEGIMGTKELTQVFPKLRKLFAQNSNHVRRQQKEAASV comes from the coding sequence ATGACAAATAAGCAAAGAAAATACATATTTCCGGTAATGACGGTTGTTTCGATTGTAATAATTACCGTACTTGCAAAACTGGATTTAATAAACAATTATTTTCAGACAATACTAACGACAATCTGTATAAACATAATAATGTCTGCCAGCCTTAATATCGTCAACGGCTACATGGGGGAATTTTCATGCGGTCACGGCGGATTCATGGCTGTAGGTGCATACGTATCTTCTGTACTTGGACTTATTTTGTTCAAGGACGGAAACGCAATTACCGGAACAGGACTTCTTCCTGAAGGCCTTGCTCTTATAGGATTCCCGATCTGCATTATTATAGGCGGACTTGCTTCAATGCTGGTGAGCCTTATAGTTGCAATCCCTTCTTTTAAGACACGCGATGACTATCTTGCAATCATTACAGTTGCCGCAAACTTTATTATAACCACCGCGCTCAATAACATTCCAATCGTAGGTGCAAGCCGCGGACTTATGGGAATGAGAAGTGTCATGAACGGAATGGCAGATGTAATAGATATTCCGTGGATTCTTGTCTGGGGAATGATTTTTGCTGTGGTTGCCGTAGTTTCAATTCATTTCCTTATGAGTTCAACTTTGGGAAAAGGAATAAGCGCTGTACGTTACGATGAGATTTCTGCCGAGATTATGAGCGTAAACACAAACAATATGAAACTCATTGCATTTACATTCTCATCTTTCCTGGCCGGAATTGCAGGTGGCCTTTTTGCACATCTCCTTGGTTTCATTAACCCGGCATCATTCGGAATAATGAAGTCAACAGAAAGTCTTGTTATGGTTTACCTTGGCGGAATGGGAAGTCTGAGCGGTTCCGTACTTTCTGCGGTTGTGTTTACAATTCTGCTTGAACTTTTAAGACCTGCCCAGATTCTTAAGTGGGTAATTATTCCGCTGATTCTTATTCTTATAATGGAATTCCATCCTGAAGGAATTATGGGAACAAAAGAACTTACCCAGGTATTCCCCAAACTCAGGAAACTGTTTGCGCAGAATTCAAATCATGTAAGAAGACAACAGAAGGAGGCCGCAAGTGTCTGA
- a CDS encoding YhfC family intramembrane metalloprotease, with protein sequence MYNILNLSVTSAVLFALPLVVSVVWKKKFKSKVSLRYFFLGTVGFIVSARVLELAVHYFCIIQDNAVSRFINSNTAAFVIYGILMAGIFEEVGRYLIMIFFLKDNRTEINAITYGLGHGGIEVWIISLAATVTYLSVSIALRAGLPASDFDNTPGFETVLDTITNFTAFTGFLWVLERVVCMVLHVLFTLNVFYSVVYKKISLLFFAIASHAVVDIGAALYQRKVFPLVACEVWLLAGCAALAFATLYIRKRLAVTAQKQN encoded by the coding sequence ATGTATAATATTTTAAATTTGTCTGTTACATCGGCGGTTCTTTTTGCACTGCCTCTGGTCGTTTCTGTTGTCTGGAAAAAAAAGTTTAAGTCCAAAGTTTCCCTCCGTTATTTTTTTCTTGGCACAGTAGGTTTTATTGTAAGCGCGCGTGTTCTTGAACTGGCTGTACATTACTTCTGCATAATTCAGGATAATGCTGTTTCGCGTTTTATCAATTCAAATACAGCGGCCTTTGTTATTTACGGAATTCTTATGGCGGGAATTTTTGAAGAAGTCGGCCGTTATCTGATTATGATTTTTTTTCTTAAGGACAACCGTACAGAAATCAACGCAATCACTTACGGACTGGGGCACGGCGGAATTGAAGTCTGGATTATTTCACTGGCAGCAACAGTTACTTACCTTTCAGTTTCCATTGCCTTGAGAGCTGGACTTCCGGCTTCTGACTTTGACAATACACCGGGGTTTGAAACAGTTCTTGACACAATTACAAACTTTACAGCCTTCACCGGTTTTCTGTGGGTTCTGGAACGCGTTGTCTGCATGGTACTTCACGTGCTTTTTACGCTTAATGTATTTTATTCCGTGGTTTACAAAAAGATTTCTCTTCTTTTCTTTGCAATCGCAAGCCATGCGGTTGTTGATATAGGAGCTGCGCTGTACCAGAGAAAAGTTTTTCCGCTGGTGGCTTGCGAAGTTTGGCTTCTTGCAGGATGTGCGGCACTTGCCTTTGCAACGCTTTATATACGCAAACGTTTGGCAGTTACCGCACAAAAACAGAATTAG
- a CDS encoding SDR family NAD(P)-dependent oxidoreductase has translation MLKGKVAVVTGGTRGIGFETVRQFLLNGAKVALCGSREETVVKAVDKLKTENAAFEVEGFFPNLSKEVEVAQMMAAVKAKYGKIDILVNNAGISSSTPLLNYTEDEFDKISNLNIKSVFVCSKAVVPYLKETKGVILNTSSMVSMYGQPTGVMYPASKFAVNGMTLSLSRELAPLGIRVNAVAPGITETDMVSALPKEVIEPLIKTIPLGRIGKPVDIANAFVFLASDMASYITGDILHVDGDARS, from the coding sequence ATGTTAAAAGGAAAAGTGGCCGTTGTTACCGGCGGAACCCGCGGAATCGGGTTTGAGACTGTAAGGCAGTTTTTGCTTAACGGCGCAAAAGTGGCACTGTGCGGCAGCCGTGAAGAAACAGTTGTAAAAGCTGTGGACAAGCTCAAGACCGAAAATGCAGCGTTTGAAGTAGAGGGATTTTTCCCGAATCTCAGTAAGGAAGTAGAAGTTGCCCAAATGATGGCAGCTGTTAAAGCGAAGTACGGAAAGATAGATATTCTTGTAAACAACGCAGGAATTTCTTCAAGTACACCGCTTTTGAATTACACAGAAGATGAGTTCGACAAGATTTCAAACTTAAACATAAAGTCTGTGTTTGTATGTTCAAAAGCCGTTGTTCCATATTTAAAGGAAACAAAGGGTGTCATTCTAAATACAAGTTCAATGGTAAGCATGTACGGGCAGCCAACAGGTGTAATGTATCCTGCAAGCAAATTTGCAGTAAACGGAATGACGCTGTCTCTTTCGCGGGAACTTGCGCCTTTGGGAATACGCGTAAATGCCGTAGCACCCGGAATTACCGAAACAGACATGGTAAGCGCTCTTCCGAAAGAAGTAATTGAACCGCTTATAAAAACAATTCCGCTCGGAAGAATAGGAAAACCTGTAGATATAGCAAATGCATTTGTATTCCTTGCAAGTGACATGGCTTCATATATTACAGGTGACATTCTTCATGTAGACGGAGACGCACGCAGCTAG
- a CDS encoding ABC transporter ATP-binding protein, with protein sequence MLLEVKDLKVSYGNIEALHGISFNVDKGEIVTLIGANGAGKTSTLLSLSRLSKPEAPTVKEGDILFEGKSILKTEPHVLIQNKMMCLVPEGRHIFGNLSVAENLQMATYGRRHDVGHDARTSELYDLVYDLFPRLYERRKQRSELLSGGEQQMLAVGRALMTDCHFIMLDEPSMGLAPKLMYEMFRALKRLNDQENMTLLVIEQNAKVALEFAHRGYVLSTGEIIASGTSEELLSNADVKKAYLGG encoded by the coding sequence ATGCTGCTTGAAGTAAAAGATTTAAAAGTTTCATACGGAAATATCGAAGCTCTTCACGGAATTTCGTTTAATGTAGATAAGGGAGAAATTGTTACTCTTATAGGCGCAAACGGAGCCGGAAAAACTTCTACACTGCTGTCACTTTCAAGACTGTCCAAGCCTGAAGCACCGACTGTAAAAGAAGGGGACATTCTGTTTGAAGGAAAGAGTATTCTTAAGACCGAACCCCATGTGCTTATCCAGAACAAGATGATGTGTCTTGTTCCTGAAGGAAGACATATTTTTGGTAACCTGAGCGTTGCTGAAAATCTTCAGATGGCAACTTACGGACGCCGCCATGATGTAGGTCACGATGCAAGAACTTCAGAACTTTACGATTTGGTTTACGATCTTTTTCCAAGGCTTTACGAACGCAGAAAACAGAGAAGTGAACTTCTTTCGGGAGGTGAACAGCAGATGCTTGCAGTAGGCCGTGCGCTTATGACTGACTGCCATTTTATTATGCTTGATGAGCCCAGCATGGGACTTGCACCAAAGCTTATGTACGAAATGTTCCGCGCGTTAAAAAGACTCAATGACCAGGAAAACATGACGCTTCTGGTTATTGAACAAAACGCAAAGGTTGCACTTGAGTTTGCACACCGCGGATACGTTCTAAGCACCGGAGAAATTATTGCTTCGGGAACAAGTGAAGAACTTCTTTCCAACGCAGATGTAAAAAAGGCATATCTTGGTGGCTGA
- a CDS encoding ribbon-helix-helix domain-containing protein, giving the protein METVEHKNWGGKRSGQGRPKGSQTASKSKTGYNTGRIVISCLESEVEEIKKLAAASGKSVSRFIIDSILN; this is encoded by the coding sequence ATGGAAACAGTTGAACATAAAAACTGGGGCGGTAAAAGAAGTGGACAAGGCAGACCTAAGGGGAGCCAAACTGCTTCAAAATCAAAAACTGGTTATAATACCGGGCGAATAGTTATATCTTGCCTTGAAAGTGAAGTAGAAGAGATTAAAAAACTCGCGGCGGCTTCTGGCAAGTCAGTAAGTAGATTTATTATTGATTCAATATTAAACTAA
- a CDS encoding branched-chain amino acid ABC transporter permease yields MLSYFIQNIFNALQWGSFYSMIALGYCLVYGVLRLINFAHGDIFMTSCYIAFFVVALLTSHFAGLSGIPLFIITLVATMGLTALLGVGIERVAYRPLRAKGANRLYVVITALMIGFILENGNLAVLGASSRSFPDILPKHVWNIGPVTITSLKVLVIVSAVVVFGVLQFIVQKTTIGMSMRAISYDKFAIPLMGIPLNAVITFTFALGSALAAIAGILFGMSYPVLDPYMGMIIGWKAFIAAVVGGIGDIKGAFLGGFMLGFIEIFVTAFLPSSYKDLVSFVILLVILTIKPTGFFGIAKSTKI; encoded by the coding sequence ATGCTGTCATACTTCATTCAGAATATATTCAATGCTCTACAATGGGGTAGCTTCTATTCAATGATTGCCTTGGGCTATTGTCTTGTTTACGGCGTTCTGCGTCTTATAAACTTTGCACACGGCGATATTTTTATGACATCCTGCTACATTGCATTTTTTGTAGTAGCGCTGCTCACATCACATTTTGCGGGGCTTTCGGGAATTCCGCTTTTTATAATAACACTTGTCGCGACTATGGGACTTACAGCTCTTCTTGGAGTGGGAATTGAGCGTGTCGCATACCGGCCTTTGAGGGCTAAGGGCGCCAATCGTCTTTACGTCGTTATTACCGCTCTTATGATAGGATTTATTCTTGAAAACGGAAACCTTGCAGTTCTTGGTGCAAGTTCCAGAAGTTTCCCTGATATTCTTCCAAAGCATGTCTGGAACATAGGACCGGTTACAATCACCAGCCTTAAGGTTCTTGTTATAGTAAGCGCGGTCGTCGTTTTTGGAGTGCTTCAGTTTATTGTACAGAAGACAACAATCGGAATGTCAATGCGCGCAATTTCTTATGACAAGTTTGCGATTCCGCTTATGGGAATTCCACTTAACGCAGTAATTACATTTACATTTGCGCTCGGTTCTGCACTTGCCGCAATTGCCGGAATTCTTTTTGGTATGTCATATCCTGTTCTGGACCCGTACATGGGAATGATAATAGGATGGAAGGCCTTTATTGCAGCTGTTGTAGGCGGAATCGGTGACATTAAGGGTGCATTCCTTGGCGGATTCATGCTTGGATTTATCGAGATTTTCGTTACTGCCTTCCTGCCTTCAAGCTACAAGGATTTGGTTTCGTTTGTGATTCTTCTTGTAATTCTTACGATTAAGCCGACGGGATTCTTTGGTATTGCAAAGAGTACAAAGATTTAG
- a CDS encoding site-specific integrase yields MFNKRGKGDKDRCTMLPGALKAEIQNQMEKVKKIHNQDLKDGFGEVELHDSIAKKYPTAAKDFRWQWLFPQKSRWHDKKTGRE; encoded by the coding sequence TTGTTCAATAAAAGAGGGAAGGGCGACAAAGACAGGTGCACAATGCTTCCCGGTGCTTTGAAAGCGGAAATCCAGAATCAGATGGAAAAGGTAAAAAAGATTCATAATCAGGATCTGAAGGACGGATTCGGTGAAGTGGAACTGCATGATTCAATAGCGAAAAAATATCCGACCGCTGCAAAAGATTTCCGCTGGCAGTGGCTCTTTCCCCAGAAATCACGGTGGCACGACAAAAAGACGGGCAGGGAATAG